A stretch of DNA from Streptococcus sp. NPS 308:
GAGGTAGTCTTTCACCTGAGTCTTATAAAATTGATTTTCAATTCCCATATCGTTATTATTGGTATTGGCTTCTGCATCCTTTCGAGCAATTTTTTCTAACTCCTCATAAGAAAATTGATCCGGAAGATCTTTTAAATAGTTCTCCACATGTTCCTTGTACTTGAGTTTTCCTCGAATGGAAAATTGTCCAAATAGTGAAGCCTGACGCTCATTAAAACGCGCAAAAGCCTTGATAATAGCACGATCAACCTCTGATAATTCCTCACCCTTTGACAACTTCTCAACGATACCCTTCATAGAGACTCCTGGATTTTGCTTTAAGAGACGTTTAGCCGCATGTTTGGCTGCAATATCTCCCGATTGATTTTCTAGAAAGGCTGTCAACTGATCGTTGTTAAAGTAATTTTGGAAGAAGGCTGGCTCATAGTCCTCCTCTGTAAACCACTGAGGGGAAATGACAAATACCGCCTGTTTTTCCTCGATTTCTGGTAAGATTTGCTGCATACCGAAATACTGGTTAAGCGAGGCCGCTCCTGCTTGTCCCAAAAAATAGGGCCGGTAGGGGCGACTATATTTCTCCGCCAAGACCGCAGGATGCATACTATCAAAACGAATCCACTCACTTGAGCCAAAAAAGGGAATAAAGCGCATATTTGGTTCCGTAAAGGCTCTCACTTTTTGACTTCTCTCTTTAAAGCTCTCCGAACTAATCGCTGCTGCAGAATATTTTTCTTCAGTCAAATTATGACTCGGATTGTTTGGATAGAAAAAGATTAGTAAGAAAACAAGAAAACTAGCAAGAAGCAGAGGGCCAAAGATTAACCACAAACGCTTAAGCATTCTGCAACTCCCTAATGCCTGCTACGATTTTATTGGCTGTATTCCAGTCGTCGCGACCGAACTCCGTCACTGGGACACGAATGTCAAAACGATTTTCAATCTCAACAATCAATTCAACCGTTCCCATGCTATCCAAGACACCTGCATCAAAGAGGTCCTCATCCATCATGTCAGAAACATCTTCCATAAACAACTCATCAATAATTTCGATAACTTCTGATTTGATATCCATATTTTATTTCCTTTTATTTTTTAAACCACAAATCATTCAAGAATCCAGAAAAGATCAAGAATGAAAACATGACGACATGGAAGGTAACAACCATGCCAAGCAACTGAATCCAGCGATTGTCAGGTAAGGCAGCCTTCCCAGCTTTTTTGCGTTCTTTATTGAGTGCTTTTTTCTTGCGAACCCAAGCGTCATTGATGACCAGTCCAATCCCATGAAAGAGTCCGTAGGCGATGTAGTACCAGGTCACTCCGTGCCAAAATCCCATAATCAGCATATTTACAATATAGGCGACACTTGAAGTCACATTGCGATTCTTAAAGACCTTCTTTCTGGTCAACACCATCACCATCCGCATAAAGACAAAGTCACGGAACCAAAAAGACAGGCTCATGTGCCAACGATTCCAAAACTCCTTTAAATCCCTTGACAAAAAGGGCTTGTTAAAGTTGATAGGGCTACGAATCCCCATTAAGTTTGAAATGGCTAAGGCAAACATAGAATAGCCTGCAAAATCAAAGAACAATTCCAAACCAAAGGTGTACATGACCGCTAGGGCATAATGGTTAAAGAAGCCACCAGTCTGCAGGGCCAAGTTCTTTAAAGGAGGTAGCAAAATCTCTCCTAGAATATGGGCCAAGATAAACTTGTAGAGAAAGCCTAGCATGATATACTTGACAGCCTCTTCTAGCATATCCATCAACTCTTCTCGCTCAGGAATGGTCTCGTAATTTTCATTGAAACGTTTAAAGCGATCGATAGGACCACTCGAGAAAGTCGGCATGAAGAGGAGAAATCGGAGAAATTCCCACAAGGTGAAATCCCTAATCACCCCATCTCTCAGCTCAATGATCATCCCAACCGAACGAAAGGTCAGGTAAGAGATTCCCAAAAAGCCAAGCAAGGACTGGGGAGCATGAATAGCAGGAGCTACTTTCACAAAGATAATCGGCAATAGAGATAAAAAGCTAACCAGATAAAAGACCCACTGACTATCCCGCTTTTTTCTGTATCTTTTGTAGGAAAAAACAAGTAGCAATTGCCAAACGACATAAAGAAGGAGAGCACTTATTTGATCAGTCTTCCCACCTGTCAACATGGCTAGGATAAAGAAGAGACTAACCAGCACCTCATACAAGGCAAAACGTTTCTTGAAAAAGAGGCCGATAAAGATGGGCAAGGTCGCACCGATGATGTATAGAAAATACTGTGGATTCCCATAAGGTTCCAAATGAGGAAACTGTTTGAAAAATTCCATCATCTATTGTTTACCTCGTTAATCAAGCCCTTGATGTCAATTTTCCCATTAGGAGTCAGCGGTAGGCTGTCTCGGTATAGGAATTTAGACGGCATCATATAGGACATCATGATATCAGCCAAGTCTTCCTTGATAGCCTTGGTAATATCGATATCACGTTCAAACTGCTGACGGACACCGTCCTTTAGAATCACATAGGCCAGTAGATTCTGTACCTTGTGGTCCTTGTTATAACGTGGGACAGCAACTGCCGAATCAATATATTTTGATTTATTAAGATTTTGTGAAACATCTTCAAGCTCAATACGATAACCATTAAACTTAATCTGGAAGTCCATCCGTCCACCGTAGAGAAGCAAGCCCTCATCTGTCATAGTTCCCACATCTCCTGTGTGGTAGGCTGGAAGTCCTTCGAACTCAAAGAAGGCCTCTGCCGTTTTTTCAGGATTGTTTATATAGCCTTTTGAAACAGCTGGTCCAGAAATGATGATTTCTCCCTGCTCACCATTTGGAACTTTCTTACCTTCCTCATCAAGGATAAAGGTCGGAGAATCCGCCTTGGTATAGCCGATTGGCAGGCGTTTGAGAGTCGCCAACATCTCATCTGTCACGGCAACTGCTGATAGGGCTACTGTCGCT
This window harbors:
- the dltD gene encoding D-alanyl-lipoteichoic acid biosynthesis protein DltD; translated protein: MLKRLWLIFGPLLLASFLVFLLIFFYPNNPSHNLTEEKYSAAAISSESFKERSQKVRAFTEPNMRFIPFFGSSEWIRFDSMHPAVLAEKYSRPYRPYFLGQAGAASLNQYFGMQQILPEIEEKQAVFVISPQWFTEEDYEPAFFQNYFNNDQLTAFLENQSGDIAAKHAAKRLLKQNPGVSMKGIVEKLSKGEELSEVDRAIIKAFARFNERQASLFGQFSIRGKLKYKEHVENYLKDLPDQFSYEELEKIARKDAEANTNNNDMGIENQFYKTQVKDYLEKYKGYQKNYNFLKSSEYNDLQLVLNQFAKSKVNVLFVIQPVNKKWMTHTGLSEEMYQHAVEKIRYQLESQGFTNIADFSKKGGDPYFVKDTIHIGWLGWLAFDKVVNPFLTDPTPAPDYKMNDRFFSKDWATYDGKIKDFQ
- the dltB gene encoding D-alanyl-lipoteichoic acid biosynthesis protein DltB, whose translation is MMEFFKQFPHLEPYGNPQYFLYIIGATLPIFIGLFFKKRFALYEVLVSLFFILAMLTGGKTDQISALLLYVVWQLLLVFSYKRYRKKRDSQWVFYLVSFLSLLPIIFVKVAPAIHAPQSLLGFLGISYLTFRSVGMIIELRDGVIRDFTLWEFLRFLLFMPTFSSGPIDRFKRFNENYETIPEREELMDMLEEAVKYIMLGFLYKFILAHILGEILLPPLKNLALQTGGFFNHYALAVMYTFGLELFFDFAGYSMFALAISNLMGIRSPINFNKPFLSRDLKEFWNRWHMSLSFWFRDFVFMRMVMVLTRKKVFKNRNVTSSVAYIVNMLIMGFWHGVTWYYIAYGLFHGIGLVINDAWVRKKKALNKERKKAGKAALPDNRWIQLLGMVVTFHVVMFSFLIFSGFLNDLWFKK
- the dltC gene encoding D-alanine--poly(phosphoribitol) ligase subunit DltC, whose product is MDIKSEVIEIIDELFMEDVSDMMDEDLFDAGVLDSMGTVELIVEIENRFDIRVPVTEFGRDDWNTANKIVAGIRELQNA